Below is a window of Equus quagga isolate Etosha38 chromosome 1, UCLA_HA_Equagga_1.0, whole genome shotgun sequence DNA.
TGGTTAGAAGTGTGGATTTTTGCAGTCAAATCTCCAAAATTCATTCTCTACATatgtaaaatagggaaaataatagaACCACCTGATAGAATCGTGGGAAGGAGAGTAAATCCCTTTGGATGACAGCCGTTGTACTCATTGCTATTTATAAATTCACGTGAGGGAATTATTAggaagtctttgtttttttcGCTCTTGGCCACTAAGAGGTGCGCTTTAGACAGAAGAAACGCGGGCAGAAATACTCTAACATCTGGAGTATCCTCCGGAGGAGCGGCTTCAGCTTCTGGCGGAAGTGGATGCTCGCCACCAGGTCTTGGAAGCTCAGAAAGAACGCCAGATTTTCTATGGAGTCCCAACGGCAGGTATGAAGAACTTTCAATACTACTCCTAGATATTAATGTCTAGGAAAACACAGGTAGCCTTCGActtttttttcagtattatttctctgacatgtctttatttctctgaagGATCAAGAGCCGGAAGTGCTCGCCTTTTCCCTGCCAGGACCCTAAGGTTAAGTCCCGTCAGCCCTCGCGAGCcaccttcccctctcttcctcgGCGCTCCCTACGGAGGTGGCAGCCATCTACTCGGTGAGTCTTAATCGTTGGCCATCCGCGTCTCTGCGGTCTCCGTCTGGTCCCATCGCTCCCTGGTGAGGAGGTCTGTCCTTCCGAGCGGTCGTTTCTGTGGACGTTGTCCTTGTCGGCTGGCTGGAGCGCGTACAGGAGCAGAGCGAAGCGGCCCTGCGGGTGATGGAAGTGTGCTTCCCTGGGCTCTTTGCCCTCCTACGGAGGCCGCCTGGGTTCAGTCAGACCTGCTGCCCGCTTGTTTGAGCCCCGAGGGCGAGGGCGCATGTTGGGGCCGGATTAAGGGGGCTGAGAAGTGGCCGGGGGAGGTCCGGCCTGACGGCCCGGGCTCGAATCGTGGGATCCCGTCGCCTGGCGATGTCTGCCCATGTGTATCCTATTTCCGCTTCCCGACGCTTCTTGCCTCCCAGTTTCTGGCCTTGCGGTTCCTGTTGCGGCGCGAtcgccaggaaaaaaaaaaaaatccagctgcGAGTCGACTCGTTCAGTTAACAAGTTCCGATAGGGGGTCAGGATCTCTGGGAATACGGAACTGCGGCCTTGTTTTCGAGGAGATGGTACCGGGGGCGGAGGGAGTCGTTCGTTAATTTAATGCATGTgcattgagtacctactgtgagCCGAAGAAAGAAAGCGAAGGCTGTGAAGAGAGCAAAAAGTGTGCTGCAGTAGGAAAAAAGAGGGTAGCTGGGAAGACCACCTGGAAGAGGGTAACTTTTCAGTTGGTGCTCAGGTGATCTCCAGGTAAAACAGTATGTGCGCAGACGTAGTGGCATTTTAAAAGGACGACGTGGTTTCGTCTAGCTTTTGAGATACTGCAGAGCTGCAGCGCCCCGTGGGGCGTTACAGGTTTCTCTTTATTGAGCCGCCTGGTCCGGGCCCTGCAGGCCTTGAGAGTGCagtatctccatttcacaggtgagaaaacagactcAGGTTCTTGTAGATTCCCCGAGGCCCGCTGGACCATCTCGGGGGTGGGACACGCTGTGGAGTGCCATTTGCTGCCCCTGCAAGCTAAGAACGTTTTGGGGTCAGTTTGTTTGAGGTCAGCTGTTGGCGTTCTTTCTTAGCTTTGAGTGGGTGAGGTGATCCCTAACCTCCCAGGATCGCGTCTGGAGAGTGGCTAGTATTCTGCCAGCTTCGGAGACGGGAGGGAAAGCAAGCCTGGCAGAGGCACCCATTCCATTCCTAGCTTGCTCAGTAGCTGGTGATTGGAAGACACTCTGCAACAATGTTGAAGCCCTGGGCCCGAAAGCTGCCTTCCCGGACTCTAATTTGACAcagtctctgcctctttcttgaaGGCGTCATGGCTGCCCTCAGACCCCTCGTGAAGCCCAAGATCGTCAAAAAGAGGACCAAGAAGTTCATTCGGCACCAGTCAGACCGATATGTCAAAATTAAGGTACATGCTCTTGGGACGGGGTGAAGAAAGGCCTTCTTAAATGGGCTGTTGGATTTCTGACATCATCTCGTGGGAACATTGCCTTGGGCAGATGAACCGATCTGTGGTTGGTGCAAAGGCATTGTGTAGAAACCCAGGTCTCCCAGTGTGCCTTACTGGCACTCAGTCTTTTGATGTGTAAATTGAAATTGAAAAGGAACAGCTATTTTGAGGTGTCTAGAGACTTAACGATTGTATCATATTTCGGGTGGTGGTCTGACAGTATGAGAGGTGGataatccttattttatagatgagaaaacttaggTCTTAAGTGCAATGTCAAAACCTGTGCTCGGGTTGCTGcagtctgctttggcggcccagggttttgctggttcaaatcctgggcgtggacatggcaccgctcatcaggttatgctgaggcggtgtcccacatgccacaactagaaggatccatgactgaaaatacacaagtgtgtaccggggggctttgggaggaaaagaaaacataaaatctttaaaaacaaaaaacaccccgTGCTCTTCATCTTACTGTATACATAATTCCCTCACATTCCACGGGTAAAGGGAAAGTCTGCTTTTCCTTTGCTTAGGAGGAGTGTGGGTGTGCATCTGTACTCCCGGTGGTCAAATGCAGGAgcctctatttatttttttccacccaAAGAATATAAAGAAGTAGTGAAATCCTGTTACCCAGAGAAGACTACTATTTGGCATATTTCCTTTACATTTAGTCCCGTTTTTCCTACAAAAGGAAGAGTTGGCAGTCTGCACAGACAGTGAccctcctgtgttttctttcagcGTAACTGGCGGAAACCCAGAGGCATTGACAATAGGGTGCGCAGAAGATTCAAGGGCCAGATCTTGATGCCCAACATTGGTTATGGGAGCAATAAGAAAACGAAGCACATGCTGCCCAGTGGCTTCCGGAAGTTCCTGGTCCACAACGTCAAGGAGCTTGAAGTGCTGCTCATGTGCAACAAGTGAGTTGGGTCCCACTGGGTTCAAGTGTCAGACGTCTACATCTGTGTGAGCATTTCTGGCAGGCATTCTAGACCTTTTAGAATGCTTTTGGAGGAGTTGTATGTCCTCCCAGGAGCTTAGAGAATGCTTGTTGGGGacttcaaaatgtttcttttgctGGCGTGGGGAGGATGGGATAGGACTTGTCCTGAAAAGCAGAGGCCCAAGACTTGGAAAGAGAAGGACTTTGCTTGACAGTACAAACACTGCAGTATCCCGCTGGCTGTCATTTCCAGAACATTGCTTTATTTATGTGGGAGGTAGTGGGGAGAACACACTTAGCCCCAGAGCTAAGGGGTGCTGCACGCGGGGGCCGCGGGCGTCTTCAGAGGCCTGTAGGGATGGACGGGTTGCTGCATGATTTAGGGCTCAGTGTGATCTgaggtggagaagaggagggCTCTGTTTGCAGGCGCACCGGCGGTTCACAGGGTACTTCCAAGTGTGTTGAGAAAGTTAGACACTTGGTGAGCTCTGTAAGAGACATTTTTGGTCTGCTTAGGCCACAACTGGAGCAGTGGGCTGAGGAAAGATTTCTCAAGGCAAGTGATTTAGACACTTTGAATCTGGATTGGAGGGAATGGTATTTTTTGGTTAAGCAGAGGACACTTtaccttcttcccttcctgttaaacaaaagctaaaaacctgtgggtgtgtgtttttttaagtaaattagtAAGGATATGGACAGAGGGTGACTAACTAGTAACATCTGGGCATGTGTGTGTTAGAAAGATCTTTTATCTAGAGTGATTGtggacacaaataataaaaatgaatgaaactttTATTCTCACCTTTGGTTGAATTTCTACGTTGGAAATTTAACCAGGCATTGAAATGCTGgcaattttatttagaaaaggtGAGCATAGGAATTAATAGTGGATCACCAAACCGCAGTAAACAGGTTGATAGAGAATTATGACAGAAAGATGCAATTTAATACCTTTTGTGTGGTAAAAATGATTACCATGCAAAAATGTTGCTGGTTGTCATAAAGATgcgtttttgttgttgttttgtgttttttttgtgtgctgaggaagattatctctgagctgacaactgtgccagttttcctctcgTCTCTTTTGTAtgcgggttgctgccacagcatggccacgtgtaggtctgtgcctggcatctgaacccacaaacccaggccctgaagcagagcgtgtcaaatttaaccactacacttCAGTGCTGGCGCAAGATACTTAATAGCAGCTTGGCAGTTTGTAACAAGAGCCATAGAAATACTCTGAATCTGTGCCTTTTAATTCACAAGTTCATCATTTTGTGgcatttattcttaaataaaagcagagaaactTTATAAGCTGATCATTGTAGCAGTAACTGAACAATTGAAAATATTGGTGAATGGTGAGAGTACAAGCACTGGGTGGAATATTATGCATATATGAAAAATGATTGTCATGTATGGAAAATGCCCATGCAGGGGAAAGTATTAAAAGGGATAGGTACAGTGtgattgtgatttttaaatacacatggaTAAGGACCtgagtttttgaaaaatgaagaaaacatgaaaactggggcaggccccatggtgtagtgctTGGGTTCGGCatgctcggcttcagcagcccaggttcgcaagttcggatcccgggctTGGAGCCCTACCACTTGTCAGCAATGCTGTGCTGGTCACGCACATACAAAggggaggaaggttggcacagacgATAGCTCAGAcctaatcttcctgagcaaaaaaaaggcacaaaaaaaatgaaaactaatacaACTTAAGTCTTAAAGATGAtgggaacattttaaaatacagctaCTTTGAGCTTGAATGGacttctttatataaaataagaaaattctttgATTTGCTTGTTTCtagatgttaaaatattttcctgcagAGCTCTTAAACTGTAGATGCCCACTGCCTGTCTTCTTTTCGCTGAAATTCCTCCAGGGGTAGAGTGTTGTCTTAATCCACTGTTGGTGGCTTCACAAATCACCTCCTTACTGAACTGTGCTCATTAGGCTGGTTTGTCATCAAACTGGGGCATGGTGTGGCTGTAATGAATGAGTTAGAACAGGATCTGGCACACAGGGACTCAGGAAATGTTAGGTGTTGATACTCATTGGGTAACTTTAGGCAGTGTTACTCCTCAACTTGAATTTTGTCCACAGCAGTCAAAATAAGACGTTTGTGGTCTGAGCCAGGGAGCCCTTGGCTGAATCAGATTGTTGGATTCTGCTCTGGATTGTCTGCAGAGTGTTCTAGAACTTCACGGGCAAGTCTGAGACTGCCCTGAGTGGGGCAGATTGGCCGGAAGGACTGAGGGAGGGAGAACCTTGGAACCTGGAGTTGGGCTGGGCTATCCTGGCCCTGTCTGGTACTTAAGACGTGACTTAGGGATTCACTTGCACCTCtgtgggccttggtttccttgtctgtaaaatggacgCACTGCCTGGATTacaaggctgctgtgaggactgaatgagaggGGACGAAGAGTGTGCTTTTTGTCACTACCAGGGAACACTTCAAGAGCCATGCTGCTGGTACCATGGGATTAGGAGTTGTGATTTGGGGGCATGCCGGTCTTGTTCAGCAGCCATTTACCAGCACCCTCTCTGCTCAGTACTGTGGCTCTGGAGGTGAAGTGACCGAAGCCGTTGCCTTCCCAGTGGTACACAGGAGTGTGTGTGTTCCAGGCTGGCTTGCTCCTTACTCACTCACTGATTCTCTTCCAGATCGTACTGTGCTGAGATTGCTCACAACGTCTCCTCCAAGAACCGCAAAGCCATCGTGGAAAGAGCAGCCCAGCTGGCCATCAGAATCACCAATCCCAATGCCAGGCTGCGCAGCGAAGAAAACGAATAGACGACAGCTCGTGTGTGCATTGTATTTGTGTTAATAAAACCATGAAACTCTGCCGTCTGGCAATTCACCCCTGTGTTTTACTCTTCAGTTTCACACTTTGACAGCCTGTCACAGAAATTGGTCTTATGCCTGTTAATACCCTGGAATCTTAGATCTGGAAGGAGTTTGTGAAGGTTACTCCATCCTTCACAGGGCACAGACCTCAGGTGCCCAGCCCAGCCTTGGTCTGCTCCAGCTGGGGCGAGGGGAGAGGGAAGGCTTGGCCCTGAGATGAGGGTGGGTTCTGAGACCCTTGATTAAAGGACCTCGCAGCTCGGAGCAAGTCGCCATTCTTAGCCTCAGTGTGTAAAGCTGGGTAATGGTTACCCTCCGTGGTTCTTGTGAAGATTGAGAACACGTACATGAAAGGATCTGGATGGATTTTTTCTTAATCCCTTAATGCTTGCTTGGTGCTGGAATAGCACCCTATAGTTTATGTCCAAAAATGTACAACAGGATGACACACTCATCGC
It encodes the following:
- the RPL32 gene encoding 60S ribosomal protein L32 codes for the protein MAALRPLVKPKIVKKRTKKFIRHQSDRYVKIKRNWRKPRGIDNRVRRRFKGQILMPNIGYGSNKKTKHMLPSGFRKFLVHNVKELEVLLMCNKSYCAEIAHNVSSKNRKAIVERAAQLAIRITNPNARLRSEENE